TCCTTCTCTACTATATTACATGATATCCGGACTTGAAGCGGCAGGCGTTCAGCGGAGCCCTAACACCCCAGCCCCTTGGCGATGATGATGCGCTGGATCTCGCTCGTGCCCTCGCCGATCTCGAGGACCTTGGCGTCGCGGTAGTAGCGCGCGACGGGAAACTCGCCCTCGATGTAGCCGTAGCCGCCGTGGATCTGGACGGCCTCGCGCGAGGCGTCCACGGCG
This genomic window from bacterium contains:
- a CDS encoding acyl-CoA dehydrogenase family protein gives rise to the protein AVDASREAVQIHGGYGYIEGEFPVARYYRDAKVLEIGEGTSEIQRIIIAKGLGC